One window from the genome of Microbulbifer sp. ALW1 encodes:
- a CDS encoding DUF885 family protein, translating into MKLKMTLLAAAISALALAGCDREQATPKNDTEQQSPAGAEATQASPQGVDTTADASSEGNAEVIEKTNQLFEEQFQTHVSRSPEFKTFLGMKEDYGKWDNLSPEFAKETHEIHKRQLEALKKIDPAQLDDATRLSLELAIRNLEQDIEGYQWRLHTYPVNQMYAAHTGVASLLINQHRVEDVSDAEAYISRLNGLPAHFDQVIENLKARAEAGIIIPKFVFPYVISDGKNLITGAPYDDGKDSTLYADFKGKVDKLNISDEEKVALIEKAKTAMLESVKPAYENLNVYLAELEKQATTDDGAWKFPDGDKYYQHRLNVYTTTDMTADEIHEVGLSEVKRIHDEMRAIMKQVKFEGSLQEFFEFMRTDKQFYYPETEEGKQRYLKEATAMIDTMKGRLDELFITKPKADLVVKAVEPFREKSAGKAFYQRPAPDGSRPGIYYANLYKMSSMPTYQMEALAYHEGIPGHHMQLSIMQELENVPSFRKFGGYTAYTEGWGLYSELVPKEIGFYKDPYSDFGRLAMELWRACRLVVDTGMHSKKWTREETIDWLATNSPNPKGDVVKAIERYIVMPGQATAYKIGMMKIVELRENAKKELGDKFDIREFHDVVLANGAVPLDVLEELVSQWVEGKKSS; encoded by the coding sequence ATGAAGCTCAAGATGACTCTGCTGGCGGCCGCCATAAGCGCGCTGGCCTTGGCAGGTTGCGACCGCGAACAGGCCACCCCCAAAAACGATACCGAACAGCAGTCCCCTGCGGGCGCAGAAGCCACCCAGGCCTCCCCTCAGGGCGTAGACACTACCGCTGATGCCTCATCCGAAGGAAATGCCGAAGTCATCGAAAAAACGAACCAGTTGTTCGAAGAGCAGTTCCAGACGCACGTCAGTCGCAGCCCGGAATTCAAAACATTCCTGGGGATGAAAGAGGATTACGGCAAGTGGGACAACCTCTCCCCGGAGTTCGCCAAGGAAACCCATGAAATCCACAAGCGTCAGCTGGAAGCCCTGAAAAAGATTGACCCGGCGCAACTGGATGACGCAACACGCCTGTCACTGGAACTGGCAATCCGCAATCTGGAGCAGGATATCGAAGGCTACCAGTGGCGCCTGCACACCTACCCGGTGAACCAGATGTACGCCGCACACACCGGCGTTGCCTCGCTGCTGATCAACCAGCACCGTGTTGAAGATGTATCCGATGCCGAGGCCTATATTTCCCGCCTCAACGGGCTGCCAGCCCATTTTGATCAGGTCATCGAAAACCTGAAGGCCCGCGCCGAAGCCGGCATCATCATCCCCAAGTTCGTTTTCCCCTATGTCATCAGCGACGGTAAAAACCTGATTACCGGTGCGCCATACGACGACGGCAAAGACAGCACCCTGTACGCGGACTTCAAGGGCAAGGTAGACAAACTCAATATCAGTGACGAGGAAAAAGTCGCGCTGATCGAGAAAGCCAAAACCGCAATGCTGGAAAGCGTGAAACCGGCCTACGAAAACCTCAATGTGTATCTGGCGGAGCTGGAAAAACAGGCCACCACCGACGACGGCGCCTGGAAATTCCCCGACGGTGACAAGTACTACCAGCATCGCCTGAACGTCTACACCACCACCGACATGACGGCCGACGAGATTCACGAAGTGGGTCTGTCAGAAGTGAAGCGTATCCATGACGAGATGCGCGCAATCATGAAACAGGTGAAGTTCGAAGGCAGCCTGCAGGAATTCTTCGAGTTCATGCGTACCGACAAGCAGTTCTACTACCCCGAGACCGAGGAAGGTAAACAGCGCTACCTGAAAGAAGCAACCGCGATGATCGACACCATGAAGGGTCGATTGGACGAGCTGTTTATCACCAAGCCCAAGGCGGACCTGGTCGTTAAGGCGGTAGAACCCTTCCGCGAGAAATCTGCCGGTAAAGCCTTCTACCAGCGCCCGGCACCGGACGGCTCCCGCCCCGGCATCTACTACGCCAACCTGTACAAAATGAGCAGCATGCCCACCTATCAGATGGAGGCGCTGGCCTACCATGAGGGCATCCCCGGCCACCATATGCAGCTCTCCATCATGCAGGAGCTGGAAAACGTACCCTCCTTCCGCAAGTTCGGCGGCTACACCGCCTACACCGAGGGCTGGGGCCTCTACTCCGAGCTGGTGCCGAAGGAAATCGGATTCTACAAAGACCCCTACTCCGACTTCGGTCGCCTGGCCATGGAACTCTGGCGCGCCTGCCGCCTGGTGGTCGACACCGGGATGCACAGCAAAAAGTGGACCCGCGAAGAGACCATCGACTGGCTGGCAACCAACAGCCCCAACCCCAAGGGTGATGTGGTCAAGGCCATTGAACGCTATATCGTCATGCCCGGCCAGGCTACCGCCTACAAGATCGGCATGATGAAAATTGTCGAACTGCGGGAAAATGCGAAAAAAGAACTTGGGGACAAGTTTGATATCCGTGAATTCCACGACGTGGTGCTGGCGAATGGTGCGGTGCCGCTGGATGTCTTGGAGGAGCTGGTGAGTCAGTGGGTAGAGGGAAAAAAGAGTAGTTAA